Proteins encoded in a region of the Rutidosis leptorrhynchoides isolate AG116_Rl617_1_P2 chromosome 9, CSIRO_AGI_Rlap_v1, whole genome shotgun sequence genome:
- the LOC139868333 gene encoding uncharacterized protein — protein MRNNLIPSKLGIFIWRAKLKRLPVLIELEKRGIDLNSVRFPTCDDGIESIDHSLVLCKHAFEVWDRVCKWWNLDTVNIFSVDDLFCGKHPKIKSSWSLKLWQAIEWICGYYIWKNRNQKIFKKKWWSGSVILNEIQIKSFEWISIRSRKKQWDWNQWLVNPSVYLDNG, from the coding sequence ATGCGCAACAACCTGATTCCAAGTAAGTTGGGAATCTTCATTTGGAGAGCTAAATTAAAACGTTTACCGGTACTTATCGAGTTGGAGAAACGAGGTATTGATTTAAATTCGGTACGCTTCCCTACTTGTGACGATGGTATCGAATCAATAGATCACTCTCTAGTTCTTTGTAAACACGCTTTTGAGGTATGGGATCGCGTATGTAAATGGTGGAATCTCGATACGGTGAATATCTTCAGTGTTGATGATTTATTTTGCGGAAAACATCCCAAGATCAAATCAAGTTGGAGCTTAAAACTTTGGCAAGCCATTGAGTGGATTTGTGGATACTACATATGGAAAAATCGTAACCAGAAAATATTCAAGAAAAAGTGGTGGAGTGGTTCGGTGATTTTAAATGAAATCCAAATAAAGAGTTTTGAATGGATCTCGATACGTTCGCGGAAGAAACAATGGGACTGGAATCAATGGCTTGTGAATCCTTCAGTTTATTTAGATAACGGTTAA